GAACTTAATAATGTCTACTAATTCAGTCtttcattattcatattatcatatctTCTTTCCCTCTAGCCAGCGGCTGTAGAACGCCAATGCCTCTCGCGGTTTGTACTCTGGCACGGTGTGTCCAGCTCCCTGAAGATTTCGGAAATCAATCGAACTAAATCAAAGAAAAACAatagaaaaatgaaaatttattgaTATGAACATACCTTAACAGTCATAAAAATGAGGTTATTGTCATAACCTTGTAGGAAACTGCACAAAAGATTTAAgcatttaaaattgattttacaGAATTGCAACACATTAGAGAAGTTAAACATGAACAGTATTTAGAAGGTGAAAACGCAAACATACCCTGCAACTTGTTCATTCACATACCAAGGCCTCCATTCATCCACGATCAGATATCCAAGTGATCTTGTCCATTTTTGTGAATCAGTGAATGGTACAGACATATCGTGATCCCCACTGCAAGAAACAAAACAATGAACTTGTTCTGATCATAGTATCAAAAATTATCTCAGATAATTTGCGTGTGATCAGGTACATGCTCACTGCTAACAACATTTTCCTTAGGTAGCCTACGACATGACACATGAGTATAGTGGAAGAACATGTAATAGTAATGGTTGAAAGTTACTTTGATAGagaatatcacatcaaaattcaaattttgaaatgaCATTGGATTCTTGAAAGCTATAAAAGTAGTTTATAGAAAATCACGTCAAACATTTTAAGATGTCACAAAATGGAAAGAGTGTCATATAAGTTGGGACATAGGAGAAACTGCTACAGATCTACTAGAAGCGCATATGTAGATACTCGTCTTTTTTTGACGACTAGTGTATCATGCTTATCATTGATGTGTCTTTACATTTACATAGCGCATTTAAATTGGAGCATAAGAAACCATAGATAATGTCAGATTCGTATCATGTGAATCTTTGTTTTCACATCTCCCACAGTATGTCGTCATTGTCATGCAATAATGAGCATTATATCTACCTGCTATCTAGTAAGAGATAGTTGCAAAACTTGCACCATTGTTTTTATTTCATGAGTAATGCACACTTAACATGGGGGGATATCGTATTCGAGAAACCAAGATGTTTTATAATCCCAATAAGTATGAGCTTCAGGATTTTAGCCAATAGAATATACATGAAATGCATAAGGACAACCAGTTTTCTCTGTAGGTGTTTTACATAATAATGCACGAGtaattcaaaaggaaaaaaatgcaTAGACAGAAATTTGAGACTTAGTAATCTATTGAACCTGTATATGATTGCCCGATATCCCCGAGCTGTGAGGTTTTTGTGATATGAAATCATGCTTCCAGAATCATGACTTAGAGCTATTTTGTCTGTGCATAGCTCCCAGGGACCTATCACCTTTGTCTGTTGTACCATAGGATTGAACCAGTTAAAAGTAAATCATCATCTTTAAAGCTAGTATAAGATGAGAAAATTGTATCTTACTTGTTCCGCATGAATTGCTTTACGAACATCTGCATTGTTGAGCCATGCAGTAGCAACACGATCATCCTGCATATTTCATTTCAGATTATGTGTTTGTTGAAGATTAAACCGCCATGATGATAAAAGAATTAGAGATAAGGAAATCGACTCCATTAAAGAGGTCACAATAGGATAAGCGAGGGTTCCAAAATAAGAAAGTCCTCGCGAAGCGTCAAAAGCAAGAAACAAATTCTTCaaagagggaaaaaaataaGCTTGAAAGAACAGATTCAACATTGGGAAGGCAACAGTTGGACAATAGAGTAAGTGGATAAGAATGCTAAATCAGAAAAACAACTTCCATGGAAACCAAAACAGGAAGCATAGCTAGAGAAATGGACatgttttgatataaaattaGTTAAGTTGTGAATTCAACGGAGAACCAACCATTAGAgaacaaacaaaaggaaacaaAAAATCAAGACTGACTTACAAAGCAAGGGACTTCTAAATCATTGAGAATCTCCGGTCAAGTTGAGACACGTCCCTCTCTTACTGGAACTTTAAAAGGCCATACACGGCCAAACATTCTTTTTGTGACAGGAAGAGGCCTTTCTGTCTCACCTAGTTTACGAAAGCTCATTGGCAATCTTGAGTTACCAGTGGTAATTACACTAGGTTCTTTGCTATGGTAACACGGTTCTAGAATGTCAAAGACGTTTAGATCCTTAACTACCTGCAATAGGCGAAAAGGTGAATTTGGGTCAATAAAGCAGAGCAATGAATTGCTGTCTCGACAAAATGACAACACCTTACCAGATGAACTTTCCCAAACTTCTCTATACAATCCTGTCTAGATGGTTTATTGACGCATGCAACATTAACTTCCTGAGCATGAAAAAGAATGATCAGAGACCAGTTGCTAATAGACAAAGAGGCAATAATTATGTTTTTGCTGATATATTGGAGTGGTAGATGTATACACACAGCTTAACATTTGTTTTGTAATGTGTTTTTTGGCGGATTAGAATTGATCAGTATCTTCTGGCAATTTCATCTATGTTTGATAAACCTTCTCATATACACCAGAAGCTAGTAAGGCTCCAATATGTGTTACGCTACAATAATTTGGAACATGTCCTAATTAgaagtattagaggcttcaaaGCATCATCTTTTGCCAGCTATGTAAACGAGAAATATGTAAACGAAATCCTTTGCTTATGAAGAATAAGAATTAGCaactaaatttccaattaaACCATTATCCCGACATTAGCAAGGTTCGGGGAAGAGTCTCAGCCCGTCCCAAAGGATGTGATAGACGGTCTACTCTAATACAAACATTAGTGTCTGCTTCCATAAAAAGTGGGACTACTAAAATGAAGAATAAGTGAAGTTATCGACTACAATATGTTCAAATACACTGATAATGTCAAGATTCTTTACCCTAGACATTAAACAAATGCGCTATTAGTCCCTCAATCTATGTTTGCAACTACAATAAAAACAGCAGCGGAGACAAAATTTTCACAAAAGGTATTTCATCTACTATATCtacttaaaaaatattcaacctTGTACATTATATGTAATTATCCGATAAAGGGGTTCAGGATGAACCGcaaccccccaccccacccccacctcCTAAATAGAAGTAGAGTTGTTACCATGCTCATAGACAAAGCCATCAAAGCTTGAGCAGCCAGGTCCACCATTGAGCCAAAGAACAACAGGATCCTTTGATGGGTTTCTTTCAGATTCAATAAAGTGGTAATACAAATTCTTGCCATGACTTTCATCTATATTAACATACCTGAAAACCCATTTCAAGAAACATTCAGAAAAAGTAGAAAAATCAAGATAAAGTTCACATCTTTTCACAAAAAGAATACAAACCCAGCATAATGTTTTGAGTGAAAAATGCCATTGAAGCCAGGGAGTTGAGTTACCAGTGCACTCTGAGGTGCCCCTTCtattaccaaaaacaaaaatgacAAGAAACTAATTAACAGTATATTATAGTgtaaaataatgttttttttgGCCATGTTTGGTAATATGAAGATTCTGAATTCTTTGATGGGTTTTTCTAGTTTAAGAAATTAAACTGTAGCCTCGTAGTAATAAATAGTCGATCAATTTTTGCTTACATTGGGAGAACGCCACGGAAAAATGTTAAAAGTTATTTGGGTAGTTTCGCAAAATTAGATTTAAAACATAATGATAtaaatgagccttttctcaaacggCAATGATATAGATAAACCAGAATTTTAATAAATAGCATAAATGAGTCTTTTTTTAAAGTTCAACGGTATATTTGAGCCTTTTTTCCGATTCTTTATTTGTAATTATTGATGCTATATTTGTTTTATAGTAAAAAGCTCCCACCTACtatcctcttttttcttttgtaaaGCAAAAGGCGAGTATCTCTTGTATATCATTTAAGAAGTgttatctcttttattttattaaatatttcatttgattaatAATctgataattaaaatattattactcAAGGATGTGGTGAAATAAATAGGATTGGTGCTTCATTAACCACCTTAACCAGATCTCTCCAAGTAGAAAGACACCTTGAGTGAAGACAATTTTATAACAACAATATGCACTTTTGTGTAATTCATAACAACCAAATACCTCAAAAGAATACATTTTTGTAGAAAGACACCTTGAGTGAAGACAAGTTTTTGCATGCTCGATGTGACTTTAATTTGCTTGTTTGAATCATTTCAAATCTTTGTATGCCTATTTTTCCATAACAACTTTGGTACTTTAAGTTAATATGGTATCAAATGAATGGAATATAGTGAATTTGTACAAGTCAAATTGattgaattaataaatatatgggttgttggtttgcgcaaaaattatttggattGAAATGAGTTAAAAAGTGAACTGACTTAATTCATTCAATTTTTATAAAGTTTTAACTTCTTTGTTTGTTCTTTAAAAAAATGTACCTAATAAACTTTGTATGACTAGATATatcatatcaaaaaaaataaaatttaacaagACTTTTCATCGAGTCAATTTGAATTGCATATCAACTCAATTATTTGTGTGTTGGAATGGATTGGTCTAAACTAATAAATGAGCGAgtcaataattaattcaaattttaataaattgagctaatcatgtttttatgatatattttaactGCAGCTATTTCAATATTGGTACTTTAGAATTAATCgcaataataaatttttatctTTGTAGCTACTTTTTGTGTCGTGTTTTAGAGTTCAAAcaggagaaaataataataataaagctTCTCACACTGTAGGCCCATCATGatacaacaacaatccagtgaaattccatcggagccaaaaataaaataaaattaatcacCTCACCAACCACTTTATCTAATCAATACCcttgataatattttattaatccTTCTCTAATCTTCAATTTAAAACACGTTTAGATATTTCTTTTTGTAAAATTCATACAATAATGTGAGACATAAAAGAAATTTCTTGAACTTTCATCTAGTGGTAAGATCATGATATATAATGCATGTGTTAAATGCACGATACTATGTCTAACTCCAAGTGTAGACAAAAACATGATATCAAAGGGGAAAAGAGCAAAGGGACGGATCTATTATTCGAATATTGTAACGTCAGATTTCATTAAAAATGAAAgacacaaaaaatatattttctgaGGTATGAATCagatatgataaaatgaaataGTTAATTCAGAGAAATCAAGCTGGAATAAGAAAGTAAATCGTTAAAACATAAGTAAAAAATTAGTGTACACGATGTTGGATTTTTGCCTTGCTTTCCTAGCATAATTGAGTTCTTACAAGGTAttcatatttggctagtcctttttctcGTAGAAAAAGGTTTATGACTTTATAAATAGAGACTCATTCTTTCTAACTTCATAGCATTCACATTGTAGTCCAAGAAGCTTTGAGAGTTGTGTTTAGGAGGAGAATTTGTGAGACACAAGTGATATGTTATCACCTGTGTAAAGCTTTTTTTATTctgagtgaattgtgtgaggttatttcttttgatatgttgtagatcatatttatatagtgaattgttcatctcctcttgtggatgtaggtcGGTTGACCGAATCACGTTAAATGTTTGTgtatcatatgatatatttcTCGTTTGTCGTCTTTACTCATAGTATTTTGAAGTTTGTTTTGCTAATTTTAGCATGATACCTGATTATTTCGGTCCTAACACAGAGGAGGAAATATTAGTTTGGTGTATatgcattttattattaaaataaaatataagtgcATATGTTAGTGGGTATAAATTATGGTAGAAGATGACTATTGATTCTTGTAACTTATATGACCATTAGTTCTTGTAACTCTTATGATCATTAGTTTTTTTGAACTCATATGACTATTAGTTTCTTGTAACTTATGTAACATTTATCACATTCATCTACCACATTACTATGCCTGATTCTACCCATTGATTACATGGAATACTTCTTCATTTATAAATAATGATGGTTCTTCCTTTGTGAAATGGATGTTAAACAAATATGAGATGAAATATGTAAAGTGTGAAAAATATTGTAATGTGTAgtagtgaaagagagagttgagcaAAGAAAATATTCTAAGTCTTCAACTATATTCACTATATAAAAGAGTGTCTATATATGTTGAAAGAAGGTGTTCTTTTGTGGAGCTTTGATCTCTTCGACTAATTCGGAGTTGTTTGAGTTGTACAACGTTGTTGGACTGTTGTATTCTGGAAGGGACAAGTGAAGAGAATTACTGCTGGATCGGTGTAGATTATGTCGCAGTGgacttgaatctccttaaagagagcgagatatccgcgcctcagcctgaatatatttttatttatttctgtcattttatttttcaactgtcatttattatattttggtatattacACCAACAATTAATATTGGGTATGAGGGtagatataatatttaatttaatcaaatagaAAATTTGTTGCTCAAActgaatatttaaaaaaaattgaaatatttaattaataactGCATAAATTATATGttatacataataataatatagtaCTTAGTAATTTGGGGCCTAAAATAATTACTTAATTCGCTACTTTTCAGCAGCTTCTGGTCGcagttttaattttaattatggagAAATGGCCAATGGGCAAATAAATTCCTTTGTAATTTAGAGTTATTGTATCCCTTCATTGAAAagtgatgtatatatatatatctttgtcgttatatatatagagagagagacacACATACTCTCATCATTTAACAAataatgaatatttattttttttcgttaataaattgaattaaaagaAAATCCTAAAACTaacttttttaatttcaaaaatatcacgtaattttaaaaagttatctCACAAATTATCTGTACCCCTCCATACCTCACCTTTTCCATTCGAGTTTGGTAGGGATAAATAATGGGTGATGAAATTTGTAAAAGGCATATGATATTCTTGaaactaaaattaattttaatttttttaattcaataaatataaattcTATCAACGAACAAAGTAAATATACGTTATTTATTAAACAGTGAGATATATTTAATTAACATGCTTTAATAAAAATTGGATTGAGCTCAAAATATCAGTCTTATATTTGGTGTGAGAGTTATTCAACCTTTACTATTTAGTGATGAAAATTTGATACACATTAAGTGatttttttccccaaaaaaGAGTGAAATTATCTTTGACCAAATGAGTCCTAATTATGGTCTTTTATCATTGAGAACAACCccctttcttcttcatcttcttcccaTACATTTTCTTTCCCAATTCCATACCACCAAAATCCTCTGCAATTCCTCACCATCGTCCCCCTGCCATACCCTTTTTCCATGTTCTCCTTCATTTTTCCTTTCTACTATGTTGACTGATACATATCTgaaaaattttaactttataaactGTAGAAAAATTCTAACTGAAACATTCAAAGAGTTAAAGTTGTACAaggaaatttaattaaaaaaattatcaaattgggTAAAAAAATCCGCTGAACATCCAATTTTCCGGCAAGACTAAtacaaatcaatttttttctttgaaattttgaaaaaatttaaattctaaaGAACTCACAACACTGAAAATGTCAACAAATCTTAATTGGTGTTTGAGGAAGAGAATGAGATCGAGAAATGACAGTTATGGTGTTGATGGAAATAGGAATAAAAAAGAGAGAATAAAAAAGAGGGGTAGGTAGCAACTATTTTTTGAATCCAAATGACGTATGTCATAATTTAATTCGtcaataaagattgaaaaaaaaatatctaaaaaaacaGAAGCTGAAGCTAAAATGGAGAAAGGTCAGATCTTTGAAAATTAACTAAGGTGTAGAAGAAGACGAATGGTAGGGGGTGGgtgcttttcttttttggtttaagaaattatcattttaaaaaatataagaaaattctttATAGTGCTAAGATTcaataaaagagaagagaaagtgtaattttttttttcaaaaatactttttCAGATTTCTTAAGCGCACATCAAGAGTGCAAAACACATTTTTTGCCAAATTAGTATTTTGTATTTAATAGGTATACGTTTTGAATAATTTAGATGCTCAACAGATATTCTAATCTATGCTGCTCGAACTCTTTAAAATATACTGCCGTTTTAGTGTCGGATCCTCCAAGAATGCACAGCACGTAACCATCAGCATTTTTAAAGAGTCCGAGCAATATAGATTTCAACTGCTGAATGATCGTGAATATCGAAAATACCAAGTGAatatgatgatataaatattgCATATATCTCTTTACAAAGATACAACCTATTTCATGCCAACCACTACATGGTGATTTCACAGTTTCACTAAAACAACCACCTTATTAATATAATGAATTAAAGAAAACCAATGAAAAGCCATTCAAAAAACAACCACAACAAGATAATATAACAAAGGACTTTTAGATGAAAGCTTTTCAAGTTGTATCTCCATATACTGAACAAGAACTTACTTCCTCATTCAAGAGATGGAGCTAGGCATTCGTCTACCATGTCGACAAGGTTAGGATTTTCCAATGCTGCAGCTACTCGTTCTTTATCATTCAATTGCTTATTTACTGCAAGCACAAAACAATTGATCAATTGCTGGAGTAGAAGCAATAGCGGACTGCTCTTAAAAAGTTCTCGTGTGGTAATGCTTGATGATCAACAACAATAAGCTTGTATGTTTTTCTTTTGGGATAAACTTACATTAACTAAAAGTGTGAACACCATACACGgaaaataatgcataatcaGCTCTATGCCCGGATGGTATGCTAAGAAGAgcaaatttaatttataattcgTGAGCTTTGCTCGAAAAAAGGAAGATGTCCTTTTGTCAAAGCAAATAGGAAGGAACAAATGCTGGCAGAGTGACAGCTAAAGAATTGAAGTTTACTGATAATTGTGACTAATATTGGATGTTGTATGACAGATACAGAGAGACAGACATATACCTGCAGCTTCCGTAGCATGAGTTCCAGGTGCTACTCTAATATCCACCTGCCAAGACAACAAGGATATGTTACTGAAAAAAACAAGCAAACCAAAAACTTGCAAATAGATTTGCATTTCCAACAATTTAAAGTCACAGCTAAATATCAACAAAAACgtcaatgataaaaaaaaaagtcataatAATCCAACAAAataaatgatttccaaaagaaGTCGTTGAATGTTGTAATATAAAAATGCAACTAGAATGTTGaaatatcatagagagactGGTTACAGGTATGAACGTCTTCTCCAGTACTCTGTGATTTTGGGAATTGTTGACTTCTATAGAGTCATAACAGCATATCACGTAAAACATAATATTCTATCAACTGTAATATGCTTTTTTACAGGGAAATATGTAACACACGAGCGTGTTTAATCTAAATAGAAGGGTGATAAAGCATACCTTATAACGTGAAGGCAAACTTCGCATAAGTTTCACACGCAAGCATAATCCAATAACAGTTGCCATGCTGCAATGTTCCACAGTAGGCGTGAATGTGACCCTGAATCGAAGAACTTCCTCTTCTTAGACAACACGAAAATGCTAATTAAGAGGAATCAAAACAGAAGCATATGAAACAGATTTAGTTCTCACCTAACATAGCTTCGCTGGTCATCAACCTCAATGGCATCTTCTGTTATAACTTTCAGCTCTTCCAGAGAATAGGGATGCTCTGGATCTTTTATATCTCTAAGGTAGTGTAAGAATGTTAAGGAATGATTAGCTTTTCATAGCTATAAAGTTAAccccaacaaatcaaacttcataCTTTCTTAGTTCCCTTCGAAATGACACAATGATAACCCAAACAGGCAGAAAAAGATTTAGAAGGAATCCTATCAAAATACATAATCAAATGGATGTACTCATGATACTTGTTGAAGGACACTGAcatttgtgaagaaaaaggagaagtATGAAATAATGTAAAAGATCATCATGGAGTAAATTGAAGATTGCAATCATGTGTAAGCAATTGGTTACACTGACCCATACTTTAATCGAATAGGAAGTATACAAAGATGATCAATCCCTGATTGAACAGTAGCACCTCAAATCAGAATTGGAGGCAGCATGACCCTGAAAATTTTCATGACATGTGAACCTAATATATTCTACTATTTGCTAAGAATAGCAAACCAATAGGCACTTTGATTTGCCATGGACAAATGTTGAAGGTGCAAATAATGCATGCCCTcatcacccccccccccccccacacacaaaaaatactTTTATGTGGAGGGTGTGGGGGCTTTCCTTTCTGAACATTTATAGAATCTCATGCCAGAGAGGGCTGactgtccaacaaattcgtatAAGACATGAAGGGGAAGTTCATTGGAATTTGAAATTTAGGAGGAATCCCTAGGATTGGGACATTGATGAACCTCAAAACCTGGTTGATTTTTGTATGGACAGAGTAACATATGCTACGTCGGATCTGTCGAGCATTAGGAGTAGGGACGACTTGTTCACAGTCAAAGTCATACTAACAGAGTTTGTACCAGAAAAGAGAAAGCTTGCAAACATATTTAGTGCACCAAGGTGCAAAAGGGTTTCTCCATTCATTGTTTGCATTGAACGACATGTCCCGTTaataaatacaagaaaaaattatgaagaaaagGAGCAAAAGGTTCTTTCTCCACTTCATCTTTCACATTGAACTACAGGGTACAAAAATAAACATCAGaaacaactacaacaaaattAACTCTACGTTGTAAATTCAAAGACCACCTCTAGGTATTCTGCAGTGTAATATGTTATCACTACTCATAGACTTAACATGCTAGTACTGCTCCATTCGAAATCTGAATGATTGAGAATAACACTCACAGATCTGAAGTGGATGAGTTTTAGCCTCATAGGTATTCCCTTATCATAGAAAGATTAATTTCAAGTCAAACGTAACAGGTAGAATACAATCATTCAGAAGGATATCAAAAATTTCAAGCTGGTCAATAGTTTCAGCTGCATCTTCATCCGCACTTGGAGCAATCCTAGCTTGACGCTCCTTCTTCTCATACACAATGGGATTGGCAtttatcaattcagaaaccatTTTCAAGTCTGACCTTGGTAAGATTCACCTGTCAGTTATGATGTCTATCAAGATCACACAAAGCCTACTTCTAAGCTAAAGAACTTCCTTTgcagtaaaataaataaacttccaaacttcaaatttgtctttcttcttttttggggTTCCCATTCGGTTCCGGTACCTAATTGGATCCCAACTAATCCGTATTGCAGGGTCCATTTCTGGGGGTGGTGCTACCAAGATGATTTTTTCAATTCCCAGGCTCGATTCGAGCCCTCTAGTTAAGAGTGGAGAAAGCCCAACCATCCCACCACTATCCATATTAGTCAAAATTTGTCTTTCTTATTCATGCATTAGCTTAAACggctgttttttttttctaaaacctCTCCTtgcatcaaaagaaaagatacAAATCTTCACAGAAAACCTcatcaaaaaaaagaagatagttTGTTTTTTCTTAGAAAAACATTTACTAACCTCATCAAGCTGAAGTAAACAAGGTATTACAAGCATCCAGCagccaaaataaaaatagaaacaaaATAGGATTCAAGTATGAGTGACCTGATAAAACTTATCTATCGTGTGGCCATAGATTTTGGATCAagttttgaatatttattttcaaatatccGTTTGCCCATGAAATTTGATCCGATTTCATATATTCTCAAGTTAACAAAAACAACTTAGAAATTTTACTTCCACtcacaaaatttcaatttttttccaagtaAAATGCATATCCAAACACAACTGCAAGTttcaaaaacataaattttcaagtttcaactttgAAATCTACGGCCAAACGGGGAGCTAATACAAAACAATAGTTATCCAGAACCCTCATGACTTTATTTAAACAAACTCATATATTGATACATAAACTAGAAATAGACGTTTACTCGTCGAAACCCATGTGAAAAAACACAACAAAATCACAAATTTTTCTCGTGGAAATTTTCTCAGAAAGAATCACAATAAGCATAACAAAATCAAGATAAAAATCACAAATTCAATAAGGAAACAACAAAAAGTATATGCTTTTTAATAGATTATACTTACAAGTTCGATTTCAATCTGAAGAATCGGATGTTGGCGGGGAAGAGGAACTCCTAAATCTTGGGACTTTTTACCTCTAAATGTTTTCTTTTTGTGGATTTAgttatcatctttatttttaaactacctacccatataattaaaattgtatttttaatGGACTAAAAAgaaatttctttcaattttttttatttaaaatgatgTCTTATTATCTCATacaattgaattaaaaaatagtattttttttacaaaaatcgCGTCAATTGATTTTGTTTTTCTAAATCTTATAAATCAACAACTTATGCctaattttttgataaaatcaTCTCTCACACTGTGAAATAAATTTAGATATACATGGTGGGATAATTTATCCTAAAATAGCTAATCGCAGTATAATTAATTCCGTAATAACTTGTTTCCAATCAAACGATTTTTTAAGTGACAAaaagttaaaaagaaaaatattaaattaaacgTTAATAATAATGGGAAATCTGAACTCTAATCTACTTGGATTTGACGACTATAATATTTTCATGGATATTAAAAAAGATTATTTAGGTCTTTTACATACAAATTCACTAGTAAACATATAAAACCCAAGGTATACTACACAAGATCTCTTGCACAACACAAAAATAACTCTCTTAACTGTATTCAcaatataactttttttttagaaCTGCAATAGAACACTGATTGACTACTTACAAAGCCATACACCCTAAACGTTTCAAAATTTCAATCAAAACAAAGAACTTTGGAGAGAAAAAATCCAGCACACTATGAAAAAATTTCCCAGTTATCTGTTGCTGTTGTCATCCATTGAACACTCAGAAGCGGTATCGTCCAACGTTGAGGTTGAGATTGTGTCCACTGAGCTACTATCACTATCTGAAGATGTACAAGTTTGGTCCTCCATTGGTTGTTTCAAATGCCAATACATTATACTTGCTGTGAGTGTAAGCATCATCTTTTGATTTACCTGATTTTGCAGTATTAACAGTAGTCAGTAGAGGACACAATGCAAGCATCAAACGGGTTAATTTCACGAATCTTCACTATTATCATGTCTCATTTGTTTCCTCATAATGACTTTGTCTAGTAACTTTGGTGATACTTAGGCAAAGTTGAGTGACAATCCGTGAAATTAAGCCGCTTGTGATTTTACTTGTTTTAGTATCAGAAGCAGCAAACTCAGTAGCCTGAAAGCTAAAGGCATCACAGGTTCCTAAATTTCCTGAAAGATAGAATACATCAAACAAACATGCATGTTGAGCAAATGAATGATTACCTCAATCAGATCTTCGGGTAACAAAAATATTGAACATCCAAGTTTCCTTGCAATACTGATAATGTAGGTTGCGTTCATCTTCTTTTGCTCCTCTGCATCAACCAAAATTTCGCATTACTAAGAAGTCTAATGTACTGACAATCATGACTGGATGGAGAAACACAAAATAACTCAAAAATGTACTATGGATGATACAATGTCAATAATGTGGACTTCTCTTAGCTTTTTCCGATTCAG
This Solanum dulcamara chromosome 8, daSolDulc1.2, whole genome shotgun sequence DNA region includes the following protein-coding sequences:
- the LOC129901510 gene encoding protein AE7-like, whose amino-acid sequence is MVSELINANPIVYEKKERQARIAPSADEDAAETIDQLEIFDYLRDIKDPEHPYSLEELKVITEDAIEVDDQRSYVRVTFTPTVEHCSMATVIGLCLRVKLMRSLPSRYKVDIRVAPGTHATEAAVNKQLNDKERVAAALENPNLVDMVDECLAPSLE